One segment of Salvia splendens isolate huo1 chromosome 20, SspV2, whole genome shotgun sequence DNA contains the following:
- the LOC121782689 gene encoding heterogeneous nuclear ribonucleoprotein 1-like translates to MDYSGAPRNGAGYDEELPHYGGFYEPEGGNYGANDNIDVSTRLKHDSSSSDGKLFVGGIAWETPKESLSLYFSRYGEITNCVIMYDKISGRPRGFGFVTFADPEVAEKVLEENHVIDGRAVEVKRTVPRENVQVRGGGGSGTKKIFVGGLPVTLTEDDLREYFSSYGNVVGHQIMLDRETGRSRGFGFVTFDNEDGVERVLSNGRMHELGGKQVEIKRAEPKKSGFDGSSQSRPRHGGSSSNPPVNSIDVSEGGYAGGYGGKMGGAYGGYGSYGNMAGNYGGGALGFYPGYGGYGYGYGSGAPFYSGGAYGGGGFGVSVGYNRSAGYGMHNGYSGGAAAAGGDEEGFESNGSDGVNGANVSGSEYGSGRGYGNGDGKNGRFHPYRK, encoded by the exons ATGGATTACAGCGGCGCTCCACGGAACGGTGCCGGTTATGACGAAGAGCTGCCGCATTATGGAGGATTTTACGAACCAGAAGGGGGAAACTACGGTGCGAATGATAATATAGATGTTAGTACAAGATTAAAGCATGATTCTTCTTCGTCTGATGG AAAGCTTTTCGTTGGAGGCATTGCTTGGGAGACGCCGAAAG AATCACTGAGCTTGTACTTCAGTAGATATGGAGAAATTACAAATTGTGTCATAATGTACGATAAAATCTCTGGGAGACCACGTGGTTTTGGATTTGTGACGTTTGCGGATCCGGAGGTTGCTGAAAAGGTTTTAGAGGAAAACCATGTCATTGATGGAAGAGCG GTAGAAGTAAAGAGAACTGTTCCCAGAGAGAATGTGCAAGTTCGTGGTGGAGGAGGCTCAGGGACGAAGAAAATTTTTGTGGGTGGTCTTCCAGTGACGCTGACTGAAG ATGATTTGAGAGAGTACTTTTCTTCTTACGGTAATGTTGTCGGCCACCAAATTATGCTGGATCGAGAGACTGGTAGATCTCGCGGCTTTGGCTTTGTAACTTTTGATAATGAAGATGGTGTTGAAAGGGTACTCTCAAATGGTCGAATGCATGAACTTGGAGGAAAGCAA GTTGAGATAAAGAGGGCTGAGCCAAAAAAATCTGGTTTTGATGGTTCGAGTCAAAGCCGGCCTCGCCACGGTGGCAGTAGTTCAAATCCTCCCGTTAACTCTATTGATGTTTCAGAGGGGGGTTATGCAGGTGGCTATGGTGGTAAGATGGGTGGAGCGTACGGTGGCTATGGTAGTTATGGAAATATGGCTGGGAATTACGGTGGTGGAGCTTTAGGGTTTTATCCGGGGTACGGTGGGTATGGTTACGGTTATGGATCCGGTGCTCCGTTCTACAGTGGTGGTGCATATGGTGGCGGTGGATTCGGAGTTTCTGTTGGTTATAACCGATCTGCTGGTTATGGCATGCATAATGGATACAGTGGTGgcgctgctgctgctggtggAGACGAAGAAGGCTTTGAAAGCAATGGCAGCGATGGAGTGAATGGTGCAAATGTTTCCGGCAGTGAATATGGCAGTGGTAGAGGGTACGGCAACGGTGATGGAAAAAATGGGAGGTTTCATCCCTACCGGAAGTGA
- the LOC121783071 gene encoding glyoxylate/succinic semialdehyde reductase 2, chloroplastic-like — MKILMMRATCNTNLYLSYAAPLSPQRVMSMCPSFYPVQFGAKPLSCSPIKPQFCVQVQAFSSQQSKEADELPASVGFLGLGIMGSPMAQNLIKAGCDVTVWNRTKSKCDPLISLGAKYKPSPEEVAASCDITFAMLADPESAVDVACGKQGAASGMSPGKGYVDVSTVDGPTSSLISARIQSTGALFLEAPVSGSKKPAEDGKLIFLTAGDKSLYETAAPYLDLMGKSRFYLGEVGNGAAMKLVVNMIMGSMMASFSEGLLLSEKVGLDPSILVEVISQGAISAPMYAMKGPSMVKSLYPTAFPLKHQQKDLRLALGLAESVSQPTPVAAAANELYKVAKSKGLSDDDFSAVIEALKAKLQQKS; from the exons ATGAAGATTTTGATGATGAGGGCCACCTGCAATACTAACCTTTATCTCTCTTACGCTGCACCTCTCTCTCCACAAAGAGTCATGTCTATGTGCCCTAGCTTTTATCCAGTCCAATTTGGGGCTAAGCCCCTTTCTTGCTCTCCCATTAAACCCCAATTCTGTGTTCAAGTTCAGGCCTTCTCTTCTCAACAATCCAAAG AAGCAGATGAGCTCCCTGCTAGCGTTGGTTTTTTGGGGCTCGGGATTATGGGTTCTCCAATGGCACAGAATCTGATAAAAGCAGG ATGTGATGTAACTGTTTGGAACCGCACAAAAAGCAAATGTGATCCCCTTATCTCGTTGGGTGCAAA ATACAAGCCCTCACCTGAGGAAGTAGCTGCCTCTTGTGACATAACATTTGCCATGCTTGCTGATCCCGAAAGTGCA GTTGATGTAGCATGTGGGAAGCAAGGGGCGGCAAGTGGTATGAGTCCCGGGAAAGg TTATGTAGACGTCTCTACCGTTGATGGCCCGACTTCCAGCTTGATCAGTGCACGTATACAATCTACTGGAGCTCTGTTTTTGGAG GCTCCAGTGTCAGGCTCGAAAAAGCCAGCTGAAGACGGGAAGCTGATTTTTCTCACTGCTG GTGACAAATCTCTCTATGAAACGGCTGCTCCATATTTAGACCTCATGGGAAAG TCAAGATTTTACCTTGGCGAAGTTGGGAATGGAGCTGCAATGAAGCTCGTCGTGAACATGATTATGGGAAG TATGATGGCATCATTCTCCGAAGGACTGCTCCTCAGTGAGAAAGTAGGTCTCGATCCTAGCATTCTTGTCGAG GTGATCTCCCAGGGTGCCATCAGTGCACCAATGTATGCCATGAAAGGTCCTTCAATGGTGAAGTCGCTCTACCCGACTGCGTTTCCACTGAAGCATCAGCAGAAG GATCTAAGACTCGCTCTAGGGTTGGCCGAGTCTGTTTCTCAGCCAACTCCGGTTGCAGCAGCCGCGAACGAGCTCTACAAAGTGGCCAAATCTAAAGGGCTAAGTGATGATGATTTCTCAGCTGTCATTGAGGCTTTGAAAGCCAAGCTCCAACAGAAATCTTAA